The stretch of DNA AGCCCAGCGCCACCATGCGAAGCACGTCCTGTTCACGCGGGGTAAGCTCGACCACGCCCGACGCCTTGCCATTCGTGGGGGTGCTTTCGACAGCGCTCGAGGTCATCTCCAGCGCCGTGGGCGGATCGAAGAACAGCCCGCCCAGCATGACCGAGCGCACCGCCTGCAGAAGATTTTCACCGGCCGAGCACTTCTGAACATAGCCCTTGGCGCCCGCCTGAAGTGCCCGCTGCACATAGGAGCGGGTGTGGTAAAGCGTCATGATGACGATGCGCGTACTGCTATGTTCACCGAGGATGCGCTCCGTGAGCTGCAACCCATTGATATCGGGAAGCGAGATATCGAGGATTGCGACATCGGGATTGGTTTGGTCGATCAGCGCCAGCGCGTCGGCGCCGGTGCCAGCATCGCCGACGCAGATGATCTCGTCCGATGTTGCCAGCAGCGCGCGGGCGCCGGCCACGACGACAGGGTGATCATCAACAATCACGGTGCGGATAGGTGTGGTCATCATGGTCATCTCACTACTGTTTGACTGCCGCCTCGGGCTTGATCAGAGGGATGACGGCGGTAAGCCGGGTTCCCTTCTCTTGGCGTGGCTTGATGGCGAAATGGCCGCCCAGCTTGGCCACACGGGCCAGCATCCCGGCAATGCCGGTATGCTGGTTTTCGGGACTGCGGGCCTTGTACTGGATACTGTTGAAACCCGGCCCGTCGTCCTCGATTTCAACTTCAATCTCGTCAGCGGTCAGCCTGACGCGGACAGCCGCCTGGCTTGCTGTCGCTGCGTGCGCGGCGACATTGGTGAGTCCTTCCTGGACGATCCGGAAAATGGCCTCGGCGACTTCATCACTGGGAATGATCCCGGGCGTCAGCTGCCGATCGAAACGCGCTGGGATGCCAACCCACTTCTCCCACTGCGCCACCAGGCCGGAAAGCGTCTCCACCAGCTCTGACCCACTGGGGACACCGGCCTTCGCACCCTGGGAAATGTCGTGCAGCTCATTGCTGAGCTGTGTGAGAATTGCTCTGATCTCGGCGAAGCGCGCTGC from Rhodoligotrophos sp. CJ14 encodes:
- a CDS encoding sensor histidine kinase, producing MHTAHSAERMQVRAQAETEREKLARDIHDLSGQHIVAVMLQLSALEAKCDDPALAARFAEIRAILTQLSNELHDISQGAKAGVPSGSELVETLSGLVAQWEKWVGIPARFDRQLTPGIIPSDEVAEAIFRIVQEGLTNVAAHAATASQAAVRVRLTADEIEVEIEDDGPGFNSIQYKARSPENQHTGIAGMLARVAKLGGHFAIKPRQEKGTRLTAVIPLIKPEAAVKQ
- a CDS encoding response regulator transcription factor; this encodes MMTTPIRTVIVDDHPVVVAGARALLATSDEIICVGDAGTGADALALIDQTNPDVAILDISLPDINGLQLTERILGEHSSTRIVIMTLYHTRSYVQRALQAGAKGYVQKCSAGENLLQAVRSVMLGGLFFDPPTALEMTSSAVESTPTNGKASGVVELTPREQDVLRMVALGYSNKEIAARANISIKSIETYKARATEKLQLHSRAQIVRYAIAQGWLNDCEC